A genomic window from Candidatus Kouleothrix ribensis includes:
- a CDS encoding winged helix-turn-helix transcriptional regulator, with product MSPALASDFLTRPRATEIAVALEPAHNVLTSMLLISMVDQLSGLGDWVNRTAARMSAADLQRNRLIFEGLYFAVLPDRRWPSFTAYLEDLEHAHPAVLRDRLLRQITRPNASDKPGYAERARPEALLADVENYLDFLRTYMCAIDEPIERETHALLNDLPAMQRLIVTHLRELWQGGLAAEWERVVPMLHDAVGAFQQIDFSRKTGAEAMQLVLGREPDEKWQRLVGEARQVIFVPSAHIGPYLRKCMADQTIWVVFGARQPESVPAGGSALSRSDLLVRLGALTDDTRLRILALLSQHDELCAQDIMTMLDLTQSATSRHLRQLSASGYITERRRDIAKCYALNRERIGDTFQALERFLAQPSS from the coding sequence ATGTCGCCAGCGCTCGCATCCGACTTTCTTACGCGCCCGCGCGCTACCGAGATCGCGGTGGCGCTCGAGCCGGCCCACAATGTGCTGACCAGCATGCTGCTGATCAGCATGGTCGATCAGCTATCCGGGCTAGGCGACTGGGTGAACCGCACGGCGGCGCGCATGTCGGCTGCCGATCTGCAGCGCAACCGGCTGATCTTCGAGGGCCTGTACTTCGCGGTGCTGCCCGACCGGCGTTGGCCCAGTTTTACGGCCTACCTCGAGGATCTCGAGCACGCGCACCCGGCTGTGCTACGCGATCGGCTGCTGCGCCAGATCACGCGCCCCAACGCTTCGGATAAGCCTGGCTATGCCGAGCGCGCGCGGCCCGAGGCACTGCTCGCCGATGTCGAGAACTACCTCGATTTTCTGCGCACCTATATGTGCGCGATCGACGAGCCGATCGAGCGCGAGACCCACGCACTGCTGAACGACCTGCCGGCGATGCAGCGGCTGATCGTGACGCACCTGCGCGAGCTGTGGCAGGGCGGCCTGGCCGCCGAGTGGGAGCGCGTGGTGCCTATGCTGCACGACGCGGTCGGCGCCTTTCAGCAGATCGACTTCAGCCGCAAGACCGGCGCCGAGGCCATGCAGCTGGTGCTCGGCCGCGAGCCCGACGAGAAATGGCAGCGGCTCGTGGGCGAGGCCCGCCAGGTTATCTTCGTGCCGTCGGCGCACATCGGCCCCTACCTACGCAAATGCATGGCCGACCAGACGATCTGGGTGGTCTTTGGCGCACGCCAGCCCGAAAGCGTGCCGGCCGGCGGCTCGGCGCTTAGCCGCTCCGATCTGCTGGTGCGGCTCGGCGCGCTGACCGACGATACGCGCCTGCGCATCCTGGCGCTGCTAAGCCAGCACGACGAGCTGTGCGCCCAGGATATTATGACCATGCTCGACCTGACGCAGTCGGCTACGTCGCGCCACCTGCGCCAGCTCAGCGCCAGCGGCTATATCACCGAGCGCCGCCGCGATATCGCCAAGTGCTACGCGCTCAACCGCGAGCGCATCGGCGACACATTCCAGGCGTTGGAGCGCTTCCTGGCCCAGCCCAGCAGCTGA
- a CDS encoding DUF4097 family beta strand repeat protein, which translates to MSNPETYERTPHPVPAAPPGGTAAAPAALLPNEEYYRTPPTQRPRTRSAGLGVALVIVGLVLLAFQLAGRSFSIGGGGSYTLANQQLSGNRIELLTAASDVDVQSWNGTQIKIEATQQGGARGDYDVDISTSGGTVRVVETSHTAFCFFCGRDVRYRISVPQGAQADIKTTSGDIVIDGLNGAVALATVSGDVRAEALHGGLSVSTTSGDVRLNDLAGTLNATTISGDVHLDDGQVEGATINSTSGAVEIAGVGGQLQIGTVSGDITVRDAHNGQLSLATTSGSIEYEGDLASSGNNEINTISGDVQLQLPDDSSFRLDASSVSGEVNTSFQLSEAENGRNSLKGVVGSGAATLTVGTTSGEITIESR; encoded by the coding sequence ATGAGCAACCCAGAGACATACGAGCGCACGCCCCACCCGGTGCCGGCGGCCCCGCCTGGTGGTACTGCCGCCGCGCCGGCCGCGCTGCTGCCGAACGAAGAATACTACCGTACCCCGCCTACCCAGCGCCCACGCACGCGAAGCGCCGGCCTCGGCGTGGCGCTGGTGATCGTGGGCCTTGTGCTCCTGGCATTCCAGCTGGCCGGCCGCAGCTTCAGTATCGGCGGCGGCGGCAGCTACACCCTGGCCAACCAGCAGCTCTCGGGCAATCGGATCGAGCTGCTGACCGCTGCGTCCGACGTTGATGTGCAGAGCTGGAACGGCACCCAGATCAAGATCGAGGCTACCCAGCAGGGCGGCGCGCGCGGCGACTACGATGTCGATATCAGCACCAGCGGCGGAACCGTGCGCGTAGTCGAAACCAGCCACACCGCGTTCTGCTTCTTCTGCGGGCGCGATGTCCGGTATCGCATCTCGGTGCCGCAGGGCGCCCAGGCCGATATCAAGACCACCAGCGGCGATATTGTGATCGACGGCCTGAACGGCGCAGTCGCGCTGGCGACGGTCAGCGGCGATGTGCGCGCCGAAGCGCTGCACGGCGGCCTGAGCGTCAGCACGACCAGCGGCGACGTGCGGCTGAATGATCTCGCCGGCACGCTCAACGCCACGACGATCAGCGGCGATGTACACCTGGACGATGGCCAGGTCGAGGGTGCGACGATCAACAGCACCAGCGGTGCAGTCGAGATCGCCGGCGTCGGTGGGCAGCTCCAGATCGGCACAGTCTCGGGCGACATCACCGTGCGCGACGCGCACAACGGCCAGCTCAGCCTGGCAACTACCAGCGGCAGCATCGAGTACGAGGGCGATCTAGCCAGCAGCGGCAACAACGAGATCAATACGATCTCGGGCGATGTGCAGCTACAGCTGCCGGACGACAGCAGCTTCCGCCTCGACGCCAGCTCGGTCAGCGGCGAGGTCAACACCAGCTTCCAGCTTAGCGAGGCCGAGAATGGCCGCAATAGCCTGAAGGGCGTGGTGGGGAGCGGCGCTGCAACCCTGACGGTGGGCACTACCAGCGGCGAGATTACGATCGAGTC